The Prunus persica cultivar Lovell chromosome G7, Prunus_persica_NCBIv2, whole genome shotgun sequence genome has a segment encoding these proteins:
- the LOC18770019 gene encoding peptidyl-prolyl cis-trans isomerase CYP28, chloroplastic isoform X2 has product MGYSVTTPPGPPRILYNHHHPNPKSITHLTRRSLLLSAPLSLTLQPPPSSAAASPPPPDTTITDRVFMDFSLCPTYFRPLSSADSKPTLCPDSVPLGRLVLGLYGHHVPLTVSNFKSMCTSSAYKGTLVHKLFPGQFFLAGHQGDKPGDVRRPTGLARNTETVDSKAFALTHSRPGLLSLNLSENDDEDDIKLDPDYRNVEFLITSGPGPCPDLDYKNIVFGSVLEGLDVVTAIAAIPTYRPSEKIQQFNDFAEFLGDERAMNARALWNKPLKTVYISDCGLASFSGRK; this is encoded by the exons ACTACACCACCCGGTCCGCCACGCATTCTctacaaccaccaccacccgaACCCGAAGTCCATTACACACTTGACCCGACGCTCCCTCCTCCTCTCCGCCCCACTCTCCCTCACCCTCCAGCCACCACCATCGTCCGCTGCAGCATCTCCTCCGCCACCCGACACCACCATTACCGACCGCGTCTTCATGGACTTCAGTCTCTGCCCCACCTACTTCCGCCCCTTATCCTCAGCcgactcaaaacccaccctCTGCCCCGACTCGGTCCCGCTGGGCCGGCTCGTCCTCGGCCTGTACGGCCACCACGTCCCCCTTACCGTCTCCAACTTCAAGTCCATGTGCACCTCCTCCGCCTACAAGGGCACTCTCGTCCACAAGCTTTTCCCCGGCCAATTCTTCCTCGCCGGCCACCAAGGCGACAAGCCCGGCGACGTCCGCCGCCCCACGGGTCTCGCCCGAAACACCGAGACCGTCGATTCCAAGGCCTTTGCTCTGACCCATTCCCGCCCCGGCCTCCTCTCCCTCAACCTCTCCGAGAACGACGACGAAGACGACATCAAGCTCGACCCGGATTACCGAAACGTCGAGTTCTTGATCACATCTGGGCCCGGCCCATGCCCCGACCTCGATTACAAGAACATCGTCTTCGGCTCAGTGCTCGAAG GTTTGGATGTTGTGACGGCCATTGCTGCTATACCTACATATAGACCATCTGAGAAAATACAGCAATTCAACGATTTTGCAGAATTTCTTGGGGATGAGAGAGCGATGAATGCTCGGGCTCTGTGGAACAAGCCTCTGAAAACAGTGTATATCAGTGACTGTG GACTTGCATCCTTTAGTGGCAGAAAATGA
- the LOC18770019 gene encoding peptidyl-prolyl cis-trans isomerase CYP28, chloroplastic isoform X1, with protein sequence MGYSVTTPPGPPRILYNHHHPNPKSITHLTRRSLLLSAPLSLTLQPPPSSAAASPPPPDTTITDRVFMDFSLCPTYFRPLSSADSKPTLCPDSVPLGRLVLGLYGHHVPLTVSNFKSMCTSSAYKGTLVHKLFPGQFFLAGHQGDKPGDVRRPTGLARNTETVDSKAFALTHSRPGLLSLNLSENDDEDDIKLDPDYRNVEFLITSGPGPCPDLDYKNIVFGSVLEGLDVVTAIAAIPTYRPSEKIQQFNDFAEFLGDERAMNARALWNKPLKTVYISDCGELNVAKPSLSPPSLP encoded by the exons ACTACACCACCCGGTCCGCCACGCATTCTctacaaccaccaccacccgaACCCGAAGTCCATTACACACTTGACCCGACGCTCCCTCCTCCTCTCCGCCCCACTCTCCCTCACCCTCCAGCCACCACCATCGTCCGCTGCAGCATCTCCTCCGCCACCCGACACCACCATTACCGACCGCGTCTTCATGGACTTCAGTCTCTGCCCCACCTACTTCCGCCCCTTATCCTCAGCcgactcaaaacccaccctCTGCCCCGACTCGGTCCCGCTGGGCCGGCTCGTCCTCGGCCTGTACGGCCACCACGTCCCCCTTACCGTCTCCAACTTCAAGTCCATGTGCACCTCCTCCGCCTACAAGGGCACTCTCGTCCACAAGCTTTTCCCCGGCCAATTCTTCCTCGCCGGCCACCAAGGCGACAAGCCCGGCGACGTCCGCCGCCCCACGGGTCTCGCCCGAAACACCGAGACCGTCGATTCCAAGGCCTTTGCTCTGACCCATTCCCGCCCCGGCCTCCTCTCCCTCAACCTCTCCGAGAACGACGACGAAGACGACATCAAGCTCGACCCGGATTACCGAAACGTCGAGTTCTTGATCACATCTGGGCCCGGCCCATGCCCCGACCTCGATTACAAGAACATCGTCTTCGGCTCAGTGCTCGAAG GTTTGGATGTTGTGACGGCCATTGCTGCTATACCTACATATAGACCATCTGAGAAAATACAGCAATTCAACGATTTTGCAGAATTTCTTGGGGATGAGAGAGCGATGAATGCTCGGGCTCTGTGGAACAAGCCTCTGAAAACAGTGTATATCAGTGACTGTGGTGAGCTTAATGTGGCAAAGCCTTCCCTTTCTCCTCCTAGTCTTCCTTAA